In Jeotgalibaca arthritidis, a single genomic region encodes these proteins:
- a CDS encoding DEAD/DEAH box helicase — MTSNLFEINFDKNQTKTTNDLGMREMQERVYEKRNSTYLLVKAPPASGKSRALMFVGLDKLHNQGIKKVIIAVPERSIGKSFRDTELTKYGFYWDWKVKPSNNLTIGGGEKSKVQHFVQFMNSTDPSDNILIATHATLRFAFEELDDATFDDTLLAIDEFHHVSRDDNSVLGNVLRSIMANSTAHILAMTGSYFRGDSVQILEPADEDKFDKVTYSYYEQLEGYKYLKSFAMGYSFYRGKYTDALDKVIDVNKKSIIHIPNVNSGESTKDKYAEVDEILDLLTDGGNITQNEDGIYEIERPDGKKLLVADLVNEEGREKVSAYLASITDDIQDLDKLDIIVALGMAKEGFDWPFAEYALTIGYRNSLTEVIQIIGRVTRDSANKTHAQFTNLIAQPDAQDDEVLFAVNSIMKAISASLLMEQVLAPVYKFKPKDDKPDKPGDLSIRGLKPADTTERTKKIIENDMEDLKSSILQSQDIQNAIVSGADAKMINKTLIPRVIIERYPDLTNEELETVRQHTVADINIAAGRTTTSEDGSREIIKMADRFINIDELNIDLIDQVNPFQRAYEVISSDIDAPTLRFIQDYLSLNKYDFTDEQLVAAYQAAKKFRAENGRNPDRNSKDDGEKYLAFALLRLAEIKREREAAKEDGE, encoded by the coding sequence ATGACTAGTAACCTATTTGAAATTAATTTTGACAAGAACCAAACCAAGACGACGAATGATCTTGGTATGCGCGAGATGCAAGAACGCGTTTATGAAAAACGTAATTCTACGTATCTTTTAGTTAAGGCTCCACCAGCTTCAGGGAAATCACGAGCGCTCATGTTTGTTGGATTAGATAAGCTTCATAATCAAGGTATTAAAAAGGTCATCATTGCCGTTCCAGAACGCTCAATTGGTAAGTCGTTTAGGGATACTGAGCTTACTAAATATGGCTTCTATTGGGATTGGAAGGTTAAACCAAGCAATAATCTGACCATCGGTGGTGGTGAGAAGTCTAAGGTTCAGCATTTTGTTCAGTTTATGAACTCAACTGACCCAAGTGACAATATCTTGATTGCGACCCATGCCACTCTTCGCTTTGCCTTTGAGGAATTGGATGATGCGACCTTTGATGATACTTTACTAGCTATTGATGAGTTTCATCATGTTAGCCGTGACGATAACTCGGTTTTGGGAAATGTTCTCCGTAGTATCATGGCGAATTCAACTGCCCATATCCTTGCTATGACTGGGTCGTATTTCCGTGGTGACTCTGTTCAAATTCTGGAACCAGCTGATGAAGATAAATTTGACAAAGTGACTTATTCCTACTATGAGCAACTCGAAGGCTATAAATATCTAAAATCCTTCGCAATGGGTTATAGTTTCTATCGCGGAAAATATACTGATGCTTTGGATAAAGTAATTGATGTCAATAAGAAATCCATTATCCATATTCCCAACGTTAATTCGGGTGAGTCTACTAAAGACAAGTATGCAGAAGTGGATGAAATACTTGATTTATTAACGGACGGTGGTAATATCACACAGAACGAGGACGGCATTTATGAAATCGAACGTCCTGACGGAAAAAAACTATTAGTGGCCGACCTCGTGAATGAAGAAGGACGTGAAAAAGTCTCAGCCTATCTAGCAAGTATTACGGATGACATCCAGGATCTTGATAAGTTAGATATCATTGTTGCTTTGGGAATGGCAAAAGAAGGCTTCGATTGGCCGTTTGCGGAATATGCATTGACAATTGGCTATCGTAACTCGTTAACTGAGGTGATTCAAATCATTGGTCGCGTTACGCGTGATAGCGCCAATAAGACTCATGCACAGTTTACAAACCTTATTGCGCAGCCAGATGCACAGGATGATGAAGTGCTCTTTGCGGTTAATAGCATCATGAAGGCAATTTCTGCTTCATTGCTTATGGAACAGGTGCTTGCACCAGTTTACAAGTTTAAACCAAAAGATGATAAGCCAGACAAACCAGGGGATCTTTCAATTAGAGGATTGAAACCTGCTGATACTACGGAACGCACGAAAAAAATCATCGAAAATGATATGGAAGACTTGAAATCGAGTATTTTACAAAGCCAGGATATTCAAAACGCCATTGTTTCAGGTGCTGATGCGAAGATGATTAATAAGACGTTGATTCCACGGGTCATCATTGAACGGTATCCTGATTTGACGAATGAAGAGTTAGAAACTGTTCGCCAACATACGGTTGCTGATATCAATATTGCTGCTGGGCGGACAACAACCTCTGAAGACGGTAGTCGTGAAATTATCAAGATGGCCGACCGGTTCATTAATATCGATGAATTGAATATTGATTTAATTGATCAAGTGAATCCGTTCCAACGTGCTTACGAAGTAATTAGTAGCGATATCGACGCACCTACTCTTCGGTTCATTCAGGATTATTTGTCATTAAACAAGTATGATTTTACTGACGAACAATTGGTTGCGGCTTATCAAGCTGCTAAGAAGTTCCGTGCAGAAAATGGTCGAAATCCTGATCGAAATAGTAAAGATGATGGTGAGAAATACTTGGCCTTTGCTTTGCTACGACTTGCTGAGATAAAACGTGAAAGGGAGGCAGCGAAAGAAGATGGCGAATAG